From the Candidatus Krumholzibacteriota bacterium genome, one window contains:
- the dxs gene encoding 1-deoxy-D-xylulose-5-phosphate synthase has translation MLENINSPSDIKNLSVSKLKDLVAEIRKYIIETVSEKGGHLASSLGCVEIIIALHYIFDAPKDKILWDVGHQTYAHKIVTGRREEFKTLREYNGISGFPNIFESEHDAFGVGHAGTAISAALGFAAARDIRGDDNFVISVVGDGAISSGMAFEGVNQSGHMGKDKFIVVLNDNEMSISKNVGALAKYLTRITTGQFYLHIEKDIWELMGKIPTLGGKAQKIASKIKESIKNLIVPNMFFEDLGFNYFGPVDGNNLDQLVNIFSNIKNIKGPVLVHAVTKKGKGYSYAEENAEKFHGIGEFYKSTGGSKSKSTKKKYSNIFGETIMEIARDDEKVVVITAAMKSGTGLVEFAVEFPDRFFDVGICEQHAVTFAAGLAREGYKPFVDIYSTFLQRSFDQIIHDVALQKLPVRFLLDRAGIVGKDGPTHHGNFDLGFLRMIPGMVLMASSDEEEMRRMVYNLYNIHDGPSALRFPRGRVKGVDLSGLKKGLEFGKGVSVKKGNDLSILAVGTMVDTAIKASELLKEIDIDAGVANARFIKPIDKDLVITCCEGGKPIFTLEENAVAGGFGDAVSEVISEYGLLNRHKKIGIPDKFIPHGARGQLLDYINLTPKGVADIIESSFKKSQRLRPEGNKK, from the coding sequence ATGCTTGAAAATATTAACAGCCCTTCTGATATTAAAAACCTTTCTGTATCTAAGCTGAAGGATTTAGTCGCGGAGATCAGAAAATATATAATCGAGACTGTGTCCGAGAAGGGAGGGCATCTGGCCTCAAGCCTGGGATGTGTGGAAATTATAATTGCTCTGCATTATATCTTCGACGCGCCGAAAGACAAGATTCTGTGGGATGTCGGACATCAAACATACGCGCACAAGATAGTAACGGGAAGGAGGGAAGAATTCAAGACTCTTCGTGAATATAACGGGATAAGCGGATTTCCGAATATCTTCGAGAGCGAACACGACGCGTTTGGAGTAGGCCATGCGGGCACTGCTATATCAGCGGCGCTCGGCTTTGCCGCAGCAAGAGATATTAGAGGGGATGATAATTTCGTGATAAGCGTTGTGGGCGATGGCGCAATATCATCGGGTATGGCATTCGAGGGCGTAAATCAGTCAGGTCACATGGGGAAAGATAAATTTATTGTTGTGCTCAATGACAATGAAATGTCTATATCTAAAAATGTAGGAGCGTTAGCGAAATACCTCACGAGAATTACAACGGGGCAATTTTATCTTCACATTGAAAAGGATATTTGGGAACTTATGGGAAAGATTCCAACTCTTGGCGGAAAAGCACAAAAGATTGCCAGTAAGATAAAAGAAAGCATTAAGAATCTGATCGTGCCAAATATGTTTTTCGAAGATCTGGGATTTAATTATTTCGGCCCAGTTGACGGAAATAATCTGGATCAACTGGTAAATATATTTTCAAATATAAAAAATATAAAGGGACCGGTTTTAGTTCATGCTGTAACAAAGAAGGGTAAAGGCTATTCTTATGCGGAAGAAAACGCTGAAAAATTCCACGGCATAGGAGAGTTCTATAAATCTACGGGAGGATCTAAGTCAAAATCGACAAAGAAGAAGTACAGCAATATATTCGGAGAAACTATTATGGAAATTGCCAGAGATGATGAAAAAGTTGTAGTCATTACTGCCGCAATGAAATCTGGTACAGGGCTCGTAGAATTCGCGGTAGAATTCCCGGACAGATTTTTTGATGTAGGGATTTGTGAACAACACGCGGTTACATTTGCCGCGGGGCTGGCCCGAGAGGGGTATAAACCTTTCGTTGATATATATTCAACGTTTCTTCAGAGAAGTTTTGATCAAATAATACATGATGTCGCACTCCAAAAATTGCCGGTAAGATTTTTGTTGGACAGAGCCGGGATTGTAGGTAAGGATGGCCCGACCCACCATGGAAATTTTGATCTGGGTTTCCTTCGTATGATTCCCGGGATGGTGCTTATGGCTTCTTCAGATGAGGAAGAGATGAGAAGGATGGTTTACAATTTATATAATATTCACGACGGACCTTCAGCCCTGCGTTTTCCCAGAGGAAGGGTAAAAGGTGTAGATCTGTCTGGACTTAAGAAAGGTTTGGAATTCGGGAAAGGGGTTTCAGTAAAGAAGGGAAATGATTTATCGATCTTGGCGGTTGGGACTATGGTTGACACGGCGATTAAAGCAAGTGAATTGTTAAAGGAGATTGATATAGACGCGGGAGTAGCAAACGCGAGGTTTATAAAACCAATTGATAAAGATCTGGTTATCACATGCTGTGAAGGTGGAAAGCCGATTTTTACTTTAGAAGAGAACGCAGTTGCCGGAGGTTTTGGAGACGCCGTGTCTGAAGTAATTTCTGAGTATGGATTATTGAACAGGCATAAAAAGATCGGCATACCCGACAAGTTCATTCCTCACGGAGCAAGAGGCCAATTGCTTGATTATATAAATCTAACACCGAAAGGTGTGGCAGATATTATAGAATCGAGCTTTAAAAAGAGCCAGAGGTTAAGGCCGGAAGGAAACAAAAAATGA
- a CDS encoding NAD(+)/NADH kinase, with product MKIQKLGIVANMKKKTIYSVISEAARIIPDQIEIYGNSDISKLVGKKRVKISDSLNECDTVIAFGGDGTILTAARMIEKNEIPLLGIKVRSLGFLAEDNLERAINALLNGNCKIQERMRLEVRYHNAEVEGQVTALNDVVIHGRGLSRVLHIKMSIGGTVLGEYLSDGVIIATPTGSTAYSLAAGGPIVTPVGMEAFVITPLCPHSLSVRPIVISGEESFQVEIVEADEETLLTVDGQETREVKVGQILAFQKSNKVTKLIVTENYNFYDLVRRKLEWGGVLRKR from the coding sequence ATGAAAATACAGAAATTGGGGATTGTCGCTAATATGAAGAAAAAGACAATCTATTCCGTTATTTCGGAAGCTGCGAGGATTATCCCCGATCAGATTGAAATTTATGGAAATAGTGATATTTCAAAATTGGTTGGAAAGAAGAGAGTGAAAATCTCGGATTCGTTAAATGAATGCGATACTGTAATTGCTTTCGGCGGCGACGGCACCATTCTTACAGCCGCAAGAATGATTGAAAAGAATGAGATTCCACTACTTGGAATAAAAGTTCGGAGCTTGGGTTTCCTCGCTGAAGATAATCTCGAAAGAGCAATAAACGCGCTCTTAAATGGAAATTGCAAGATACAGGAAAGGATGCGCTTAGAAGTCAGGTATCATAATGCGGAGGTAGAAGGACAGGTTACAGCCCTTAATGACGTTGTTATTCACGGCAGGGGATTATCACGAGTGCTGCATATAAAAATGAGTATAGGCGGAACCGTTCTCGGAGAATATTTATCAGACGGAGTGATTATAGCAACACCTACGGGTTCAACCGCTTATTCTCTTGCAGCCGGCGGTCCTATAGTTACACCGGTTGGTATGGAAGCCTTTGTTATTACACCGCTATGTCCTCATTCATTATCTGTGAGGCCGATAGTTATCAGCGGTGAAGAGTCGTTTCAAGTGGAAATAGTTGAAGCGGATGAAGAAACTCTTCTTACTGTAGACGGACAGGAAACACGTGAAGTAAAGGTTGGTCAGATATTGGCTTTTCAGAAAAGCAACAAGGTGACAAAGTTGATTGTTACCGAGAATTATAATTTCTACGACCTGGTCAGAAGAAAATTGGAGTGGGGAGGTGTTTTAAGAAAGCGCTGA
- the recN gene encoding DNA repair protein RecN — translation MGRCFKKALSFFILNMINELRIKNLAVVEDTALKLDSGLNVLTGSTGAGKSIILTAVSLLSGERARKSLIRKGTEELLVEGTFKVSDDWPLKGLLGMDKSDYLLQIRRCINKNGRNRIWINGILSTNATAKKITGRLFELHGQHKQQDLLNPDSHINYLDKRGDYEKLLKDCRKKIKEFRSVFNKLIVLKEEKTSDMERKDFLEYQYNELKKLDLRPGLKEKIKKKINRSENIHKFMSSLEKSKNLLDNSDLNVIDNLGKVSRELNSISSIDDKWGKAASSIEGVILELNEITMEIDHSLGDVPLESGDIEKLQEKYALIQSAERKYGKSYNELIKYMENLGKTLKNLKEGSDDIIEARFRLREIRDKLKPLLEKLSVKRKENADILDKEVTRQLRELGIKGALFTTKISKMKIESLIKEDFGLDLPESGWDRVEFMLRTNIGEDIQPLCEIVSGGELSRVTLVLRSLLVKKKSIPTLIFDEIDAGLGADIGNKVSVKMGDLAKSYQIICITHLAQIAAGARQHIVIKKKIINGRTISTACHINGKERVEEIARMLGGKKMLSYELASDLVKKKSARSSAG, via the coding sequence GTGGGGAGGTGTTTTAAGAAAGCGCTGAGCTTTTTTATTCTTAATATGATCAATGAGTTGAGGATAAAGAACCTTGCCGTAGTTGAAGATACGGCACTCAAATTAGACAGTGGCTTGAATGTGCTGACAGGCTCAACAGGAGCCGGGAAGTCGATTATTTTAACTGCTGTTTCTTTGCTGTCGGGAGAACGGGCCAGAAAATCTCTTATAAGGAAGGGAACGGAAGAATTATTGGTAGAAGGCACTTTTAAAGTATCAGACGATTGGCCGTTAAAAGGGCTTCTCGGTATGGATAAGTCTGACTATCTTCTTCAGATAAGACGCTGTATAAACAAGAATGGAAGAAACAGAATCTGGATTAATGGAATATTATCTACCAATGCGACTGCTAAAAAGATAACGGGAAGACTTTTTGAACTTCACGGACAGCACAAACAGCAGGATCTTCTGAATCCGGATTCTCACATTAATTATTTGGATAAAAGAGGTGACTACGAAAAACTGCTTAAAGATTGTCGAAAGAAAATAAAAGAGTTCAGAAGTGTCTTTAACAAGTTAATAGTTCTTAAAGAAGAAAAAACTTCTGATATGGAAAGAAAGGATTTTCTGGAATATCAATATAACGAGTTGAAAAAATTGGACTTAAGGCCTGGTTTAAAAGAAAAGATAAAAAAGAAGATTAACAGATCTGAGAATATTCATAAATTTATGTCATCTTTAGAGAAATCGAAGAATCTTCTGGATAATTCTGATTTGAATGTGATAGATAATCTTGGAAAAGTCAGCAGGGAACTAAACAGTATATCCTCAATCGATGATAAGTGGGGAAAAGCCGCTTCGTCAATAGAGGGTGTAATATTGGAACTGAACGAAATTACAATGGAGATAGATCACTCTCTTGGAGATGTTCCGTTAGAATCTGGAGATATTGAAAAACTCCAGGAAAAATATGCCCTGATTCAAAGTGCTGAAAGGAAATACGGTAAAAGCTATAATGAACTGATAAAGTATATGGAAAACCTCGGAAAGACTTTAAAAAATCTGAAAGAGGGTTCTGATGATATTATTGAAGCCAGATTCAGGTTGAGAGAAATAAGAGATAAACTTAAACCGTTACTTGAAAAACTAAGTGTTAAGCGAAAAGAAAATGCCGATATCCTCGATAAAGAAGTAACACGTCAGCTAAGAGAACTTGGGATAAAGGGCGCTCTTTTCACTACGAAAATAAGTAAAATGAAAATAGAGTCTTTAATCAAAGAAGATTTTGGTTTAGATTTACCGGAGAGTGGATGGGACAGAGTGGAATTTATGTTAAGGACAAATATTGGTGAAGATATCCAGCCCCTTTGTGAAATTGTATCCGGAGGGGAACTATCCAGAGTAACATTGGTTTTAAGAAGTTTGCTTGTCAAAAAAAAGAGTATTCCGACTCTTATATTTGATGAAATCGATGCCGGCCTCGGAGCTGATATCGGGAATAAAGTTTCTGTGAAAATGGGAGACCTTGCAAAATCTTACCAGATAATATGTATTACACATCTCGCACAGATAGCAGCTGGAGCGCGACAGCACATCGTAATTAAAAAGAAAATCATTAATGGAAGAACCATATCAACAGCGTGTCACATAAATGGAAAAGAAAGAGTAGAGGAAATAGCTAGAATGTTGGGTGGAAAAAAGATGCTTAGCTATGAGCTGGCATCGGATCTTGTAAAGAAAAAAAGCGCCCGTAGCTCAGCTGGATAG
- a CDS encoding sensor domain-containing diguanylate cyclase — MHKWKDEKDILLQTFSEITSLISLGKDRSTIFNKIIKSAMQVLPAKKIFLIYYEDEIIKKYKVENKNNGHSVEVVDIPDSSGLFNWLKREVMVKRVKENGVFSLDLSLLADECWDETEKCGSIISVPIMSKRSVFGIILALNDSQKQIFSERDIYFLKTLANQAAIAFENYLLYKKLKIDSITDELTGVYNYRFLMRSLELEIKRASRFEGIFSFLMIDVDNLKQYNDLNGHLYGSKALESIAEVINNECREIDIVAKYGGDEFSILLPHTDWKGAKCLSRRILESVNNYEFEGEFNGGLTCSIGISVFPDDSRDIEGIINKADKALYKAKSQGKNRITTYSEVNNKLETF; from the coding sequence GTGCATAAATGGAAAGATGAAAAAGATATACTCCTTCAAACCTTTTCGGAAATAACAAGCCTTATAAGTCTTGGAAAAGACAGAAGTACAATATTCAATAAAATTATCAAGAGTGCTATGCAAGTGTTGCCCGCCAAAAAGATTTTCCTTATATACTATGAAGACGAAATTATAAAGAAATACAAGGTGGAAAATAAGAATAACGGACATAGCGTGGAGGTGGTTGACATACCTGATTCCTCAGGATTATTTAACTGGCTTAAAAGAGAGGTAATGGTCAAGAGGGTTAAGGAGAATGGTGTATTTTCACTTGATCTTTCTCTATTGGCTGATGAATGCTGGGATGAAACGGAGAAATGCGGCTCCATTATATCAGTACCAATTATGTCCAAACGTTCCGTTTTTGGTATTATATTGGCTTTAAATGATTCACAGAAACAAATATTCAGTGAGCGCGATATCTATTTCTTGAAAACACTGGCTAATCAGGCGGCCATAGCTTTTGAGAATTACCTGCTATACAAAAAACTCAAGATTGATTCGATCACTGATGAACTAACTGGAGTTTATAATTACAGGTTTCTTATGAGATCTTTAGAATTAGAGATAAAGAGAGCGTCGCGTTTCGAAGGCATTTTTTCATTTCTAATGATCGACGTTGACAACCTTAAGCAGTATAATGATTTAAATGGTCATTTGTACGGGAGTAAAGCACTTGAAAGTATAGCTGAAGTTATAAATAATGAATGCAGAGAGATTGATATAGTGGCGAAATATGGCGGAGACGAATTCAGTATTCTACTTCCTCATACGGATTGGAAGGGGGCTAAGTGTTTAAGCCGTCGCATACTTGAATCTGTTAATAATTATGAATTTGAAGGAGAATTTAACGGGGGATTGACATGCAGCATTGGAATATCTGTCTTTCCGGATGATTCACGGGATATTGAAGGAATAATAAACAAAGCTGACAAAGCACTTTATAAGGCTAAATCACAAGGAAAAAACAGAATAACAACATACTCTGAAGTTAATAATAAGCTTGAAACTTTTTAG
- a CDS encoding SDR family oxidoreductase — MSKYLVTGGAGFIGSNIVEELVNLEEEVTVLDNLSTGYKKNIEPFLGNITFIQGDIRDIETVKKCFKDVDYVLHQAAMASVPRSIDDPILVNDVNINGTLNILEEARKAKVKCLVYAASSSAYGDSDVSPKREDLIPSPLSPYAVSKLVGEYYCSVYSSIFGLPTVSLRYFNVFGPRQDPNSQYAAVVPIFISKLLNNKKPEIFGDGNQSRDFTYVKNVVTANILASKSAETASGEMVNIACGDKYTVNDLFRNISNYIGSDIEPVYSPPRAGDVKHSLADISKARNIINYSVEKSFEESIKKTVDWYKRKM, encoded by the coding sequence ATGTCTAAGTATCTTGTTACAGGCGGAGCGGGATTTATTGGTTCAAATATTGTTGAAGAGTTGGTGAATTTAGAAGAAGAGGTTACAGTACTCGATAATTTGTCAACCGGATATAAAAAAAACATTGAGCCGTTTCTTGGTAATATCACTTTTATTCAGGGAGATATAAGAGATATTGAAACTGTTAAGAAATGCTTCAAAGATGTGGATTATGTTCTTCATCAAGCGGCTATGGCTTCAGTCCCGAGAAGTATAGACGATCCGATATTAGTTAACGATGTTAATATCAACGGTACTCTTAATATACTTGAAGAAGCAAGAAAGGCCAAAGTTAAATGTCTTGTTTACGCGGCTTCTTCATCTGCCTATGGTGATTCAGATGTTTCTCCAAAAAGAGAAGATCTCATACCCTCTCCGCTTTCACCTTACGCGGTAAGCAAGTTGGTAGGTGAATATTACTGTTCAGTTTATTCTAGTATTTTTGGTCTTCCAACGGTCAGTTTGCGCTATTTTAATGTGTTTGGACCGCGTCAGGATCCAAATTCACAATACGCCGCGGTCGTTCCAATCTTTATTTCAAAGCTTCTCAACAATAAGAAACCCGAGATTTTCGGCGACGGTAATCAAAGCAGAGATTTTACTTATGTAAAAAATGTTGTAACCGCGAACATACTCGCTTCAAAATCAGCTGAAACAGCATCGGGAGAGATGGTTAATATCGCTTGCGGGGATAAATACACTGTCAATGATCTTTTCAGAAATATCAGCAATTATATTGGAAGTGATATTGAACCCGTCTATTCACCTCCGAGGGCTGGAGATGTAAAACATTCCCTTGCGGATATTTCAAAAGCGAGAAATATTATCAATTATTCGGTAGAAAAGTCGTTCGAGGAATCGATAAAGAAAACAGTTGATTGGTATAAACGGAAGATGTAG
- a CDS encoding SLBB domain-containing protein — MRSGFFRLITDAFLIVLAVSLLQVQQIQSQQIRLRAGDKLELKVEERPQLDRQLQIDSNGEVSIPVVGRIQLRGLRLIEAESTILEELKNFYPSISQIELSLYGEESRRLIYVQGEVINPGRYEFVEEPNVWEAIREAGGATPRAMLEAVRIVHGEGDEQRTYLVDLQRVINDGNFDSLPELRAGDTVIVPERTEEQVSSEANVKVIGAVARPGAYHLTGINRLEDILITAGGFSEDSNISEITILRKRSNGSVMKIVVNFEEYLKDGNLDNDPLIYSGDLVNVPRGTNPLVSLFTSPGYLITLITAAITTTTVLMR; from the coding sequence ATGCGTAGTGGTTTTTTTAGATTGATTACGGATGCTTTTCTAATAGTTCTTGCTGTGAGCCTCTTGCAAGTTCAGCAAATACAGTCACAGCAGATCAGATTGAGGGCTGGGGATAAGTTGGAATTAAAAGTTGAAGAACGCCCGCAGCTTGACAGACAACTCCAGATTGATTCTAACGGCGAGGTTTCGATCCCTGTTGTAGGAAGAATTCAACTCCGGGGGTTACGTCTTATAGAAGCTGAAAGCACAATACTTGAAGAACTCAAGAATTTTTATCCCAGCATTTCACAAATCGAACTTTCCCTGTATGGCGAAGAATCGAGAAGGCTTATTTATGTTCAGGGTGAAGTAATCAACCCCGGAAGGTACGAATTTGTCGAGGAGCCTAATGTATGGGAAGCAATTCGAGAGGCGGGAGGAGCGACTCCCAGAGCTATGCTTGAAGCTGTCAGAATCGTTCACGGTGAGGGTGATGAACAAAGAACATATTTGGTTGATCTGCAGAGAGTAATAAATGATGGTAATTTTGATTCCCTGCCTGAATTAAGAGCAGGTGATACTGTTATTGTTCCGGAAAGGACTGAAGAACAGGTAAGCTCGGAAGCGAATGTAAAGGTAATAGGGGCAGTCGCAAGACCGGGGGCGTATCACTTGACGGGAATAAACAGACTCGAAGACATATTAATAACGGCGGGAGGTTTTTCCGAAGACTCCAATATATCTGAGATTACCATTCTTCGAAAGAGGTCCAATGGCAGTGTTATGAAGATTGTGGTTAATTTTGAAGAATATCTTAAAGATGGTAATCTGGATAATGATCCTTTGATATATTCCGGAGATCTGGTGAATGTACCCAGAGGGACTAACCCGCTTGTATCATTATTCACATCTCCCGGGTATCTAATCACATTAATAACGGCAGCAATTACGACGACAACTGTTCTGATGAGATAA
- a CDS encoding GNVR domain-containing protein, which yields MENIRKIVPDEGKNNVNLKEYWKVIWRKKYFLIVPLVLSSLIAIIGTRYLTPVYQSSTILSMEQERIFTGSVDRYVTNGGENRSRLRTRQYGELINTKIKSNSFLSLIIEDLGLINSDNIKKVSDSKNKAESYISPSERLNRYLIEVLRSKISVSSPTPGLYEISVLDTDPDNCHILSKKISEKYLQVMRQEKLEGIRRAGAFSNEQLAIYREKIEMSEKELTRVQREMSNANSHSNPVNSENVGVAEVKKNNLEADLETNRIALDRIRRKLVSVFDMVPTSENVSSDEVILNLENQLNAKGIEKIIMEISAEPEISSYVDEIQTLWERMRKRISSIIQTEYSSVSQDYHPIITEYFYQRYRLAHTRSMRNKLHRYIDQYNNNLNRLPLLRMEYEKLQRQIENNRTILQAFIESKASAQISEAIQSTNLGLYLSIVEKAQKPIKPIKPDKLKIILISFMFGAMCGLGTILITEYVDDSFRSIDEIQRIMELPVICTLPKTVNRFSCEKKERGRRIFIWIAGIILFISIVSGGLYYYANTLKSSGLGISVSENLKG from the coding sequence ATGGAAAACATTAGAAAGATAGTCCCTGATGAAGGAAAGAATAATGTGAACCTCAAGGAGTACTGGAAGGTTATATGGAGGAAAAAGTACTTCCTTATAGTTCCCCTGGTATTATCATCGTTAATAGCAATTATTGGAACACGGTATTTAACTCCAGTATATCAATCGTCAACTATTCTTTCAATGGAACAGGAAAGAATATTCACCGGTTCCGTTGACAGGTACGTTACAAACGGGGGAGAGAACAGGAGCCGGCTGAGGACAAGGCAGTATGGGGAATTAATAAATACTAAGATCAAAAGTAATTCATTTCTTAGTCTTATCATTGAAGATTTAGGGTTGATAAATAGCGATAATATAAAAAAAGTTTCGGATAGTAAAAATAAAGCAGAGTCGTATATTTCCCCCAGTGAACGATTGAACAGATATCTTATAGAAGTTCTGAGAAGCAAGATTTCAGTATCTTCGCCGACACCGGGTCTTTATGAAATATCTGTTTTGGATACTGATCCAGATAACTGTCATATCCTCTCAAAAAAAATCAGTGAGAAATATCTGCAAGTAATGCGGCAGGAGAAATTGGAAGGAATAAGAAGGGCTGGTGCTTTTAGTAATGAGCAACTGGCAATATATAGAGAGAAGATTGAAATGTCCGAAAAGGAACTGACAAGAGTCCAGCGGGAGATGTCTAATGCTAATTCTCACAGTAACCCTGTTAATTCGGAAAATGTCGGTGTCGCGGAAGTCAAGAAAAACAATCTTGAAGCAGACCTGGAAACTAACAGGATAGCGCTTGATAGAATAAGAAGAAAATTAGTTTCCGTGTTTGATATGGTGCCTACCAGTGAAAATGTTTCCAGTGACGAAGTTATTCTGAATCTTGAAAATCAGTTAAATGCCAAAGGGATTGAAAAGATTATAATGGAGATTTCAGCCGAACCTGAGATCTCCTCTTATGTTGATGAAATTCAAACGCTGTGGGAAAGGATGAGGAAAAGGATATCTTCAATTATTCAGACCGAATATTCCAGTGTTTCCCAGGATTATCATCCAATAATAACGGAATATTTTTATCAGCGTTACCGTCTAGCCCATACCAGATCTATGAGGAATAAATTGCACAGATATATAGATCAATATAATAATAATCTGAACAGATTACCGCTTCTACGCATGGAATATGAGAAATTGCAGCGGCAGATAGAAAATAACAGAACGATTCTTCAAGCATTTATCGAATCCAAAGCTTCAGCTCAAATCAGTGAAGCGATACAAAGCACAAACCTTGGACTTTATCTTAGTATAGTTGAAAAGGCTCAAAAACCGATAAAACCGATAAAACCGGATAAACTTAAAATAATTCTTATTTCTTTTATGTTTGGGGCTATGTGTGGCCTGGGAACAATATTGATAACTGAGTATGTCGATGATTCCTTCCGATCAATTGATGAGATACAAAGAATAATGGAATTACCCGTTATATGTACTCTTCCCAAGACAGTTAACCGTTTTTCATGTGAAAAGAAAGAACGAGGGCGAAGAATATTTATATGGATAGCAGGAATTATTTTATTTATATCAATTGTAAGCGGAGGTCTTTATTACTATGCTAACACACTCAAATCGTCTGGTTTAGGCATTAGTGTCAGTGAGAACTTAAAAGGGTGA
- a CDS encoding CpsD/CapB family tyrosine-protein kinase, with translation MSGDTDKSIFKTFDQESPIATEMRRFYSNIQSNSRGGSIGGLMITSANRGEGKTTVASHLALTVARFKEKKSLIVDADLRRAKIHKIFNVPKKPGLAECLKDNLDPLKVIRETEIDNLKVMTSGKLLESPSHLFEKEALTNIFEKIKFYYDIVIVDSPPVLPVSDPMLISSAVGKVAMVVLAGKTPRDVVLRAKNILLDADADIIGLVVNNHSEVLPYYYDYKYYGYTHEPSEK, from the coding sequence TTGAGCGGCGATACCGATAAAAGTATTTTCAAAACATTCGACCAGGAAAGTCCTATAGCTACTGAGATGAGAAGATTCTATTCTAATATTCAAAGTAATTCAAGAGGTGGTTCAATTGGCGGTTTGATGATAACAAGCGCAAACAGAGGAGAAGGTAAAACTACGGTTGCTTCTCATCTGGCTTTGACAGTTGCCAGGTTTAAGGAAAAGAAATCTTTAATTGTAGACGCTGATTTAAGGAGAGCAAAGATACATAAAATCTTTAACGTGCCGAAGAAACCGGGCCTTGCTGAGTGTTTAAAAGACAACCTTGATCCTCTTAAAGTTATCAGAGAAACTGAAATAGATAACCTGAAAGTTATGACAAGCGGAAAATTACTCGAATCGCCATCTCACCTTTTTGAAAAGGAAGCGCTCACTAATATTTTCGAAAAAATTAAGTTCTATTACGACATTGTTATTGTTGACAGCCCGCCTGTTCTGCCTGTAAGTGACCCGATGTTGATATCCAGCGCGGTGGGCAAAGTGGCTATGGTCGTTCTAGCCGGGAAGACACCGCGTGATGTAGTCCTGAGAGCAAAGAACATTCTTCTGGACGCGGACGCTGATATTATCGGGCTGGTCGTAAATAACCACTCAGAAGTTCTACCTTACTATTATGATTATAAGTATTACGGATATACACATGAACCAAGTGAGAAATAA